Part of the Pyrobaculum calidifontis JCM 11548 genome, TATATATCTAGCATCCTCTATTGAAGAGAGGCGCCTCACGGCTTTCCCCACTAAGGGAATATCTACGCCGTAGGTATATATTTCGTCGTATCGGTTTAGCCACTCGTAGAGGCGCGCCCTCGCCTCTTCGCTCTCGCCCTCGGCCTCGTTTTGGGACAGGGGGTACACCTCTGCCAACTCCTCAGGCACGGCGCCGAAGACGGGGTCGTAGAAAATTATGTGAACACGCTCGCCTACTAGCTCTTTCAGATATCGGTATTCCCAGCTCCGATTGTACGGCTTTGTGCTCGCTTTAACCACGAGGGCCTTTTTCGACGGCGGATCTACGTTTTCCAGTCTTGTGAAGTGTCGAAGCGGCTCTGGTCTTGAGGGTGAGGTGTCGTGGTAGAAGAAGAGGCCGTGGGGCTTTGGGTGCGTCTCTGGGTCCAGCGCCTCGATGTAGCGGCGGAATTTGCTTAATTTTTTGAGGAATCTGTATAGGGAGGGGTGTGCCCGGGCTTTCGCCTCTAGGTACTCCCAGAGTGTCCCCTCGTGGATCCTCTGCCTTATCTCCATCAGCTCCTCTCTGAGCACCGCAAGGTTGTGCTCTGCGATTAATAGGGTGCGTTCTTCGCGCGGCATTTCTCTGAGCTCTTTTACCGGCGTCTGGCAGAGCTTGGTGCTACAGGGGAGGTACTCCGACTTTGCGTCATCGAGGCGCAACGTCCTGTCTCTCAGCATTATTCTCCCGTCTCTCGCGTATAGTATATACGACGCGCTGTCAAAGAGGTCTACTCCCAGCGCGACGGCAAAGGGCAGTATTAGTGGGTGCCCCGCGCCGAAGAGGTGCAAAGGAGCGTCTCTAACCATGGCCATCTTGGCCTCTAGGACTATCTCAAGTATTGTATCAAACCTGTACTCCTCGAGGAGGGTAGTGGGGCTACCGACCGCATAAATGGGAAAGCCCATTTGGGAGAGCTCTCTTGCAGATCTCCTCAGTAGGTCGAGATAGGTGGCTCCCTGTATGGGGGCCACCACTAGCATGTCTAAGTCTTTTAAGAGGCGCGTGGCCCTCCTCGCCCTTCTTAGCGTTTCTTCCACTTTCAACAACGCGCTGTGGTAGGGCTCTTCATAGTCAAAGGGCAGGTCCAAGATTACGCCTATGTCGCTCCCGATCTTGTGTTGATACAGCAGAATCTCGTCTGGGTCTACGTCGACTGTGCCATAGCGCAGAATTTGGTACGCCCCGGAGTCTGTCATGACGACCCCATCCCACTTTAACAACCTCTTTACATTTACATCGCCGCCTTTGGCAAGCCTATATATGAAGTATGAGTTGGTGATTACTTGCCCGAAGTATCTCTTTAATACCTCGCTCGGCACCTCTTGCTTCCTCGGGTCAACCACTGGGAACAACGCCGGGGTTTCTACCACGCCGCTTTTCGTATAAAGCCTGCCGATCCTTCCCCCCAAGTCTTTCGCGACTATTTCAAAGACCCCCATATCAGTCCAACTCGACAACTTCGTGCTCAGAAATCACCTTGGTCTTGTCGGCGTTTGCCTCAGGCCCCAGAGCCACGAGGTAGTGCCGCACGGTGCTTAACCACTCGGGCTCCTCCACGGCGTAGCCCTTCATATAGGCCTCGTTTGCGATAGACACCATCTGCACCACCAGCGGATGTACCGCCCGCCGAGAACCGGCAGGAACTATATCGATAATGTTCTCTGGCAAAGTCCGCACGGACTCCTCCAGCTTCGCCAACCTCCTCCGCGCTATGTAGGTCTTAACGCGGCTACCGACAACCCGCCTGCTGTACTTAGCCACTTTGACCATAGAGGTTGCTAATCCCAAAAGCCCTAGCGGGATAGTGGCCATCCCCAGTATAAATGCCAAGGAGAATGCGACTACCGACAAGAGAGCTATAAATATTAGTAGAGCTTTCATGTCCTTTATAAACACACCTCCAAGGACGGCGAATATGCCTATGGCGGCGGCTAACGCCAAGTCTATCATAGCAACGGTATGACGTAGCACTTGTCCACTGCCACAAGCTGATATTCGCCCATTTCTAACCTCTCTACGGCCTCACGACACGACTTTAGGAGCTCCGCCTTACGTTTTATAAAGTCGTCGATCCTCTTGTCCCTGCCTGCGAGAGCCGCGAGCAGTTCAAGCTCGCGCTCTATGGCGGCGAGCAGATCCTTAGGCCTTCCGTAGAGCAACATGCTTCTGCCTGTAGTAGTCCATCACAGCCTCGGCCACCTTCTCTGCGTCAAAGACGCCCTTCTCCACCAGGGAGGATAGAAGCTTCGCCCTCTCCATAATTTCCTCATATCCGCCTAGCCTCTGCAACCAGTAGGACCTCCTCAAGTCTACTTCGACGCTGTCTGTGCGGGGGTCGTACCAGCCCACGTTTATGAGACCGAATTCCTCCTCCTTTATTTTTATCTTGCCCGGCGTGGCGTAAGGGTAGGCCCTTAGCCAGACGACCTCAGTTATCCCAGTGACGCGCCTGCCGAAGTCGAAGCGCCTAATGGTCGCCAGCACGTGGAAGGCGGAGAGGTGTTCCGGCGAAACTCCAATGGCCTCCCCCGTGAGGCGCATAAAGACCTCCATGAGATCCTCCGCGTGGAACGTTGTAGCGCCGCCGTGGCCTGTCAATACGCCTTGGATTAATTCATGTATCTCACGGCCGCGGCTCTCGCCTATGACAATTATGTCGGGCCTGGCGCGCAGTAGGTACTTCACTAGGTCGATTAAGTATATGGCTGACTCAGAGCCTGGCAGGCTCTTCATGTAGTCGTACATGGGAGATGTGAAGAGCATTACGACGTTTTTAAAACTCGGCGGCACTCTAATCTCAGGTGTCTCCTCTGCGATGGCCAGGCGCTTGTGCGGGAGAAGGACTAGGAGCGCGTTTAGGAGCGTGGTCTTACCTGTGCCAGTTCCGCCGATCACCATGACCGACTTGTGGTGTTCAAAGAGGTACCAGAGGTAGGCCATGGCCAGGGGGGATATGGTGCGCCTCTTTATGAGCTCCGTGGGTGATATGGGGAATGGGGGCTGTACACGCACTGACACATACGGCGCATTTCTAGCCACTCTCCCAGACATGGCAGTGGCGAAGCGCAACAGCGCGCCGTTTCTCAAGCGTATGTACGTGTCTTGGATGGGGTACTGCTCGTTGAGCGGGCGCCCCGTCTCGGCGTATACCCTCCCCACAATCTTTATCAAAGTCTCCCTGTTTGTTGGGACGACGTTTGTCCTTATGTTATAGCCGTAGTCTCTGTGGTCTACGTATATCGGCGCGTCTATACCGTTGATGTTTATGTTTTCAAGTCTCACGTCGTACAGTATCGGGGTGA contains:
- the tgtA gene encoding tRNA guanosine(15) transglycosylase TgtA, producing the protein MGVFEIVAKDLGGRIGRLYTKSGVVETPALFPVVDPRKQEVPSEVLKRYFGQVITNSYFIYRLAKGGDVNVKRLLKWDGVVMTDSGAYQILRYGTVDVDPDEILLYQHKIGSDIGVILDLPFDYEEPYHSALLKVEETLRRARRATRLLKDLDMLVVAPIQGATYLDLLRRSARELSQMGFPIYAVGSPTTLLEEYRFDTILEIVLEAKMAMVRDAPLHLFGAGHPLILPFAVALGVDLFDSASYILYARDGRIMLRDRTLRLDDAKSEYLPCSTKLCQTPVKELREMPREERTLLIAEHNLAVLREELMEIRQRIHEGTLWEYLEAKARAHPSLYRFLKKLSKFRRYIEALDPETHPKPHGLFFYHDTSPSRPEPLRHFTRLENVDPPSKKALVVKASTKPYNRSWEYRYLKELVGERVHIIFYDPVFGAVPEELAEVYPLSQNEAEGESEEARARLYEWLNRYDEIYTYGVDIPLVGKAVRRLSSIEDARYIA
- a CDS encoding type II/IV secretion system ATPase subunit — protein: MLDFRVESCKGTVVEEYQSEGARIQIFASEDGYCYNVSYAFPYSDKVGEYAYKVVEYLTAHQIIRPNVSREELGKLIEMAMADIGVPKQLRAAVRYYVQLEAADYSYLTPILYDVRLENININGIDAPIYVDHRDYGYNIRTNVVPTNRETLIKIVGRVYAETGRPLNEQYPIQDTYIRLRNGALLRFATAMSGRVARNAPYVSVRVQPPFPISPTELIKRRTISPLAMAYLWYLFEHHKSVMVIGGTGTGKTTLLNALLVLLPHKRLAIAEETPEIRVPPSFKNVVMLFTSPMYDYMKSLPGSESAIYLIDLVKYLLRARPDIIVIGESRGREIHELIQGVLTGHGGATTFHAEDLMEVFMRLTGEAIGVSPEHLSAFHVLATIRRFDFGRRVTGITEVVWLRAYPYATPGKIKIKEEEFGLINVGWYDPRTDSVEVDLRRSYWLQRLGGYEEIMERAKLLSSLVEKGVFDAEKVAEAVMDYYRQKHVALRKA